Below is a genomic region from Salvelinus fontinalis isolate EN_2023a chromosome 2, ASM2944872v1, whole genome shotgun sequence.
agctttacggcaaaacacaatattcaataatctgaaaacagcgttcagccacataagcaagccatacagttacccgccaaattgtgcagttaacaaaactcataaaaagcattataaatcttcacttacctttgctgatcttcgtcggaatgcactcccaggactcccacttccacaagaaatgatagttttgttcggtaatgtccatcatttatgtccaaataactatttttgttagcgtgtttggtaaacaaacgTCAGGAAGCGCGATCACTATAAGCTGACAATGTCCAAATGTCCatgttccgtaacagtcagtagaaacatgtcaaacgatgtattgaatcaacctttagaatgtttttaacataactcTTGAATagcgttccaaccggagaattacattgacttcagatgagcgatggaacagagctccctctcatgtgaacgcgcatggttagaatatggtcaggtcatggcagacctgactaattcccctctcattcggccccccttcacagtagaggcatcagacaaggttctacagactgttgacatttagtggaagccgtaggaagtgcaaactcatccatatctcgctgtgaattcaataggatcttggttgaaaatcgaccagcctcagaattcccacttcctgtttggattttttctcaggcttttgcctgccatatgagtgatgttatactcacagacatcattcaaacagttttagaaacttcctgagtgttttctatccaatgtgaataataatatgcatatattagcaactgggactgaggagcaggcagtttactatgggcatctctgtgcacctttcatccaagctactcaatactgcccctgcagccataagaagttaattccTGTATTTTTTGTTGAATAaatacaggaatactgacctcagagtctccagtttacagtgagGATTTCCCAGTCCAGAAGAGAGTAATTTCACTCCTGAATCCTGAAGGTCATTGTCAcacaggtccagctctctcaggtgtgaagAGTTTGAGCTGAGAGCTGATACCAGCATTGCACAGCATGTCTTTGTTAATCTGCATTGTTTTAGTCTACGTAAATAAAAAAGATCATAAACATTTGAACATTTTAACTTTTTATTCATAAAACCAATAAACTATAATCCCAAATAATGTTTGCTAAAAACCAACACAATGTCAAAAAGTATGTACACCAgttgaggctgctgaggggaagacGGCTCATTTTATTTGCTGAAATTAAGTGAATGGAattgtatcaaacacatggttttccattccattcactccattccagcaaATGCACTCAATTCAATCCATTATTATGAGCagtcctctcctcagcagcctccactggtgtacaaAAACTAACTGCACTGGCCTCAAAGTATACAGTTTACAGTGGGAATTTCAAACGGATTGGTAATAGATTTCACAAAATGTGTGCACACAAATTAATTTGACTGACCTCAGTGTCTCCAGATTCCCCAGTATGCCAGAAAGCAgattcactcctgaatccttcaggtcattgtcacTCAGATTAacctctctcaggtgtgaggggtttgaactCAGAGCTGaggccagagaagcacagccttcctctgtgatccaacagcctgacagcctgcagaGAATGTATCATGATTTcacaaacaaactacaaaaacataTTTTGGGTTTAATTAAAATATCAGTGTGAACACACAAATATTATTCACCTCAATGTCTCCAGTCTACAATGTGGATCCTTCAGACCAACAGTGAGTAGTTTCACTCCGGAGTCTCCTAGACAATTGTagctcagatccagctctctcaaGTGTGATGgttttgacctcagagctgagaccaaaGAAGCATAGCCTTCCactgtgactccacagcctgacaaCCTGCAGAAATATTGTTGTGGTTTCACAAACAAACTggagaaatatatttttggtTTGATTATAGTGCAAGTCGGCCAATGAAATACTATACATTTGGTCTGGGCTATAGTCATATGAGTACGTACAGAGCTTTTCTGTAGCACCTCACAGCTGGGAGCAGTCTCCTACGTCCCTCTTGTGACGTGGTGTACGTCTTCAGTTTAAACTCATCGAGAACGTCCTCTGACATTTGCAGTATGTAGACCAGCACTGAACAGTGTGCAAGTGAGAGGTTTTGGGATCTCTTCTCTGACCTCAAGAACTCTTGGATTTCATCCTGTACTGAATGGTCTTTCATCTCTATCAAACAGTGGAAAAGATTGATGCACCTTTCAGGGGAGATGTTCTTCTTCTGCATCACCTTAAGGGATTGGATGGTTTTCTGGACGCTCTCTggactgctctctgtctgtcttaccaGACCTCGTAGGAGTTTCTGATTTGATTCCAGAGAGAGGCCATGAAGGAAGCGGACAAAAAGATCCAGGTGTCCATTCTTGCTCTCCAAGGCTTTATTAACAGCACTCTTCAGAAGCTCTTCCAAGGATTGCTCATTAGAAACAACTCCAGTCCAGAAGGACTTCAGTGCATTCATGTTATTGGTTGTGTAACAATGATATACATAGACAGCAGAGAaaaactcctgaatgctcagatggACAAAGCAATACACCATTCTCTGAGACAACACAGACTCTTCTTTAAAGATTTCTGTGCACACTCCTGAGTACACTGAGGCCTCTTTGACATCAATACCACACTCTTTAAGGTCTTCTTCATAGAACATGAGATTGCCCTTCTCCAGATGTTCAAATGCCAGTTTCCCCAGCTTCAGAAGAACTTCCTTGTCCGACTCCATGAGCTCCTCTTGATCCATCTCATCACCTCCATGATACTTCTGGTTCTTCAGATTGGTCTGAATGAGAAGGAAGTGTATGAACATCTCAGTCAGTGTCTTTGGCGTCTCTTTTCTCTTGTCTGTACTTAACATGTACTCAAGGACTATTGCAGAAATCCAGCAGAAGACTGGCATGTGGCACATGATGTAgaggctccttgatgtctttatgtgtgagatgattctgctggccaggttctcatcactgaatctcttcctgaagtactcctccttctgtgggtcattgaaccctcgtacctctgtcacctggtcaacatACTCAGGGGGGATCTGATGGGTTGCTGCTGGTCTTGAAGTTATccagagaagagcagagggaagcagattccCTTTGATGAGGTTTGCCAGCAGCACGTCTACAGACGATGTCTGTGTTACATCAGACACCATTTCATTGTGCTGGAAAAACAATGGAAGTCTGCTttcatccagaccatcaaagatgaacaTAGCTTTACATCCAGCAAGTTTCTTCACATCATCTATGTCTAGATCTGTgtggaagctgtttagaagtctgAGTATACTGTACTGTTCATCTTTAATCAAGTTTATCTCCCGGAAAGGAAGCACAAATATGATATCCACATCTTGGTTTGCCTTCCCTTCAGCCCAGTCTAGgatgaacttctgcacagagacagtttttccaatgccagcgatGCCCATCGTCAGCACAGTTCTGATGGGTCTGCCTTGGCCAGGTAAGGGTTTGAAGATGTCATTGCAGTGGATTGCTGTGTCCTGTGAGGTTGGCATTCTGGATGTTGTCTCTAGCTGCCACACCTCATGTTCATTGTTAACctcttcactctctccttctgtgatgtagagctctgtgtaaaTTCTGTTCAGGGGAGTTTGAATCCCTGCTTTTACAATGCCTTCTATCACACATCCATACCTCCCTTTCAGATTGGTTTTATGAATCTTTAAAGCTCTCTGCAGGCTGTCATCCACTACAAGGGTAGAATGAAAAGGATGTGTATCAAATAAATACATTCACGTTATTGTTATTTtctgtacagtggcaagaaaaagtatgtgaaccctttggaattacctggatttctgcataaattttaCATAAAATTTAGTCATAACAATAGGCAAAAagagtgtgcttaaactaataacacacaaattattgtatttttcatgtctatattgaatacatcatttaaacattcacagtgtaggttgggaaaagtatgtgaactcctaggctaatgacttctccaaaagctaattggagtcagtgtaacggctttcctcttcatcagaagaggaggagcagggattgaaccaatatgcagcggagtttgaagacatatttattaaagaaaacacgaactcgattatacactaacaaaacaacaaacgacgtagacgcacctgaacataagaactaacatataacgaagaacgcatgaaacaggaacagactacataaaccgaaaaaacaaacaaaccgaaaacagtcccgtgtggcgcaacgacatacacagacacagg
It encodes:
- the LOC129823190 gene encoding protein NLRC3-like, whose protein sequence is MSVSWEREEGGTASPHTQRSESPVPSCLSMKSDRSMDNPPNFISGPMPLDSKGSNQNKRAGSPVPSCLSMKSDWSMDHPASFKRGSTPFDQRFCRQCITRYQEQTGSSGDYGCPQCRKRSRTCPVLQQLNEPSDARGSEKMDDSLQRALKIHKTNLKGRYGCVIEGIVKAGIQTPLNRIYTELYITEGESEEVNNEHEVWQLETTSRMPTSQDTAIHCNDIFKPLPGQGRPIRTVLTMGIAGIGKTVSVQKFILDWAEGKANQDVDIIFVLPFREINLIKDEQYSILRLLNSFHTDLDIDDVKKLAGCKAMFIFDGLDESRLPLFFQHNEMVSDVTQTSSVDVLLANLIKGNLLPSALLWITSRPAATHQIPPEYVDQVTEVRGFNDPQKEEYFRKRFSDENLASRIISHIKTSRSLYIMCHMPVFCWISAIVLEYMLSTDKRKETPKTLTEMFIHFLLIQTNLKNQKYHGGDEMDQEELMESDKEVLLKLGKLAFEHLEKGNLMFYEEDLKECGIDVKEASVYSGVCTEIFKEESVLSQRMVYCFVHLSIQEFFSAVYVYHCYTTNNMNALKSFWTGVVSNEQSLEELLKSAVNKALESKNGHLDLFVRFLHGLSLESNQKLLRGLVRQTESSPESVQKTIQSLKVMQKKNISPERCINLFHCLIEMKDHSVQDEIQEFLRSEKRSQNLSLAHCSVLVYILQMSEDVLDEFKLKTYTTSQEGRRRLLPAVRCYRKALLSGCGVTVEGYASLVSALRSKPSHLRELDLSYNCLGDSGVKLLTVGLKDPHCRLETLRLSGCWITEEGCASLASALSSNPSHLREVNLSDNDLKDSGVNLLSGILGNLETLRLKQCRLTKTCCAMLVSALSSNSSHLRELDLCDNDLQDSGVKLLSSGLGNPHCKLETLRLSGCLITVEGCGFLASALKSNPSHLRELDLRYNHPEDSGVRLLSAGLEDPHWKLEKLNVDHGNGGWLKSGLKKYACVITLDPNTAFKKLSLSEENRKVTYGGEKQPYPDHPDRFTYWAQVLCREGLSGRCYWEAEWSGSEAVIGLTYRGICRNGEITDFRLGRNDKSWSLECSSTSYSARHNSESTTAISVPSSSTHKVGVYLDWLAGTLAFYSVSSDTLTHLHTFHATFTEPLYPGFKLWGYDSTVSLCQIK